From Gottschalkia purinilytica, one genomic window encodes:
- a CDS encoding 4a-hydroxytetrahydrobiopterin dehydratase has product MKNDLENKKCEPCSLGTDSLKHDEIVSFMELLNKDWEVIDDVKIKRIFNFKDFKEALTFTNKIGDLAENEGHHPDIRLSWGKVVVYLTTHKIKGLSENDFIMAVKIDKL; this is encoded by the coding sequence ATGAAAAATGATCTCGAAAACAAAAAATGTGAGCCATGCTCACTAGGAACTGATTCATTAAAACACGATGAGATAGTATCTTTCATGGAGCTACTTAACAAAGATTGGGAAGTTATAGACGATGTAAAAATAAAAAGAATTTTTAATTTCAAAGACTTCAAAGAAGCTTTAACTTTTACAAACAAGATTGGAGATCTTGCAGAAAATGAAGGTCATCATCCTGACATTAGACTTTCTTGGGGAAAAGTTGTAGTTTATCTAACTACTCATAAGATAAAGGGATTGAGTGAAAATGATTTTATAATGGCAGTAAAGATTGATAAACTGTAA
- a CDS encoding cation:proton antiporter has protein sequence MFNFNLASHLNPFISLGIALIIGVLFAQFMNKLKVPAVAGYIIGGLIIGVSTFKLIDQALLEKLSFISDFALGIIAFNIGSELKFSEIKKLGKSIFIIALCEALGAFILVTTVTFVVTKDLAMSLILGAVSSATAPAATVMVLKEYRAKGSLTSTLLGVVAVDDAICLMIYSISASIAKVFIKHEKVTLYKILINPLGEIIFSIIMGMILGIVLSYFLKKAKKETDMLAFSIASILLIVGLSTKFQLSPLLSAMSMGISVANISTRSDKVFRTLESFSPPIINVFFILAGARLQIGLLPKIGLIGILYLVFRIIGKIIGASLGAKISNAPEVVKKYIGFGLLSQVGVAVGLAIIVSNEFAGTSLGSIVITILLATTIITEILGPIATKNAIIKSGEANI, from the coding sequence ATGTTTAATTTTAATTTGGCAAGTCACTTAAATCCATTTATTAGTCTTGGAATCGCACTTATAATAGGGGTGTTATTTGCTCAGTTTATGAATAAACTAAAAGTACCAGCAGTAGCAGGATATATTATAGGTGGATTAATAATAGGAGTATCAACCTTTAAATTAATAGATCAAGCATTGCTGGAAAAGTTATCATTTATAAGTGATTTTGCTCTTGGAATAATAGCTTTTAATATAGGAAGTGAACTTAAGTTTTCAGAAATAAAAAAATTGGGTAAATCTATTTTTATAATAGCTTTATGTGAAGCTTTAGGAGCATTTATACTAGTAACTACTGTAACGTTTGTAGTAACAAAAGACTTAGCAATGTCACTTATTTTAGGAGCTGTATCTTCAGCAACTGCTCCAGCGGCTACAGTTATGGTATTAAAAGAATATAGAGCAAAAGGAAGTTTAACAAGTACGTTACTTGGAGTAGTTGCAGTAGATGATGCAATATGTCTAATGATATATTCAATATCTGCATCTATAGCAAAGGTATTTATAAAGCATGAAAAAGTTACTTTATATAAGATACTAATTAATCCTTTAGGGGAAATAATATTTTCTATAATTATGGGTATGATTTTAGGAATAGTTCTTTCATATTTTCTAAAGAAAGCTAAAAAAGAAACAGATATGTTGGCATTTTCTATAGCTTCTATTCTATTAATAGTAGGATTATCAACAAAATTTCAATTATCTCCTTTATTAAGTGCTATGTCTATGGGTATTTCAGTTGCTAATATTTCTACAAGATCAGATAAGGTATTTAGAACTTTAGAAAGTTTCTCACCACCAATAATAAATGTTTTCTTCATCTTAGCAGGAGCAAGACTACAAATAGGATTACTTCCTAAGATAGGACTAATAGGTATACTTTACTTAGTGTTTAGGATTATTGGTAAAATAATAGGAGCATCTTTAGGAGCAAAAATTTCAAATGCACCTGAAGTTGTAAAAAAATATATAGGATTTGGACTACTATCTCAAGTAGGAGTTGCAGTTGGACTTGCGATTATAGTAAGCAATGAATTTGCAGGAACATCTTTAGGAAGCATCGTTATAACTATTCTTCTTGCAACTACAATTATTACAGAGATTTTAGGACCAATAGCTACAAAGAATGCTATTATAAAGTCTGGAGAAGCAAATATATAA
- a CDS encoding DUF6506 family protein — translation MIFKEAYIIQVPDADRSTHRTVIETETYKLIAVLVKDQNQALEESLELVKNEDVNCIILCAGFSNENVGEISKAVGESVAVNVVRGDGRSNQIVANCIEKAGWF, via the coding sequence ATGATATTTAAAGAAGCTTACATTATACAGGTTCCAGATGCTGACAGATCGACCCATAGAACTGTAATTGAAACTGAAACATATAAACTTATTGCTGTTTTAGTAAAAGATCAAAACCAGGCTTTAGAAGAAAGCTTAGAGTTAGTCAAAAACGAAGATGTTAATTGTATTATATTATGTGCAGGATTTTCAAATGAAAATGTAGGTGAAATTTCAAAAGCTGTAGGTGAAAGTGTTGCAGTTAACGTAGTTAGAGGAGATGGAAGAAGTAATCAAATAGTTGCCAACTGTATAGAAAAAGCAGGTTGGTTTTAG
- a CDS encoding methyl-accepting chemotaxis protein, with product MNSIKTKVIAYFLCTALVSYIILGFLSINKSSGAIIKNTDENLNALSIQTKKLVEERISSILNNLEKVSNYEQIKNPNIPLKEKLDVLTKECKDGGHLFLSIIDPNGNMTDNKGSTVLIKNKEYFNRAMNGESVMSEPFNSTAVNKTVITYSVPINYNNQVIGVLQATRDSVGLTNLIKDIKIGKSGYASVINNDGTLIAHTDQKLLKQGFNLFKSNDNSSGLSNIAKKIKNKEKGIDEYTLDGVKKIMAFAPIDNTNWSLAITVPEDELLSSVDSLKTTMFILINIFALITCFIAVSVVSRIVGPIKKLAQYYDKMAAGDFTIEMSDTLISRKDELGNLALSFSTMVNNLKSFVSDIQDSANYVANSSEELATTSNEVRIASEEVARTIEEIAGGATEQAKDTEVGAEKASELGNLIKLNQDNMNMLNENTDIVVNSVKEGLDVVKKLTDKTEESEIAINEVYNGIQETNKSSENISKASEVIASIAEQTNLLALNAAIEAARAGEHGKGFAVVADEIRKLAEQSTNSTKIIDVAVSELQSNSANSVENIQRALELVKEETEYVITTEKKYNEISEIINIFVSEFNNLNKSSIEMTEKRDEILGAIESLSSIAQQNAASTEEVSASTEEQLASIEGMQMSCEKLSSIAKDLKDSTLKFKS from the coding sequence GTGAACAGTATAAAGACTAAAGTTATTGCATATTTTCTATGTACCGCACTAGTAAGCTATATTATATTAGGTTTTTTATCAATAAATAAATCCTCTGGTGCAATCATAAAAAACACCGATGAGAATTTGAATGCACTATCTATTCAAACAAAAAAGCTAGTTGAAGAACGTATTAGTTCAATTTTAAATAACTTAGAAAAAGTATCAAACTACGAACAAATAAAAAATCCTAATATTCCATTAAAAGAAAAGTTAGATGTATTAACAAAAGAGTGCAAAGATGGAGGCCATCTATTTTTAAGTATAATTGACCCTAATGGAAATATGACAGATAATAAAGGTTCAACTGTCTTAATAAAGAATAAAGAATACTTTAATCGAGCAATGAACGGTGAATCCGTAATGTCAGAACCATTTAATAGTACTGCTGTTAACAAAACTGTTATTACATATTCAGTTCCAATAAACTATAATAATCAAGTTATTGGAGTTTTACAAGCTACAAGGGATTCAGTTGGACTAACTAATTTAATAAAAGATATTAAAATTGGTAAAAGTGGCTATGCTTCCGTAATTAATAATGATGGTACACTTATTGCACATACAGATCAAAAGTTATTAAAACAAGGTTTTAATCTTTTTAAATCAAATGATAATTCAAGTGGACTTTCTAATATAGCAAAAAAAATTAAGAACAAAGAAAAAGGAATTGATGAATATACTTTAGATGGAGTTAAAAAAATAATGGCATTTGCACCTATAGATAATACAAATTGGTCTTTAGCTATAACTGTACCTGAAGATGAATTATTATCTTCTGTTGATAGCCTAAAAACTACGATGTTTATATTAATAAATATATTTGCATTAATAACATGTTTTATAGCAGTGTCCGTAGTGAGTAGAATTGTAGGTCCTATAAAAAAATTAGCTCAATATTATGATAAAATGGCTGCTGGAGATTTTACAATTGAAATGTCTGACACTTTAATATCTAGGAAAGATGAACTTGGAAATCTTGCTTTATCTTTTAGTACGATGGTAAATAACTTAAAATCATTCGTAAGCGATATACAAGATTCAGCAAATTATGTTGCCAATTCTTCTGAAGAATTAGCTACTACCTCAAATGAAGTAAGAATTGCATCAGAGGAAGTTGCTAGAACTATAGAAGAAATAGCTGGCGGAGCTACAGAGCAAGCTAAAGATACAGAAGTTGGAGCAGAAAAAGCAAGTGAGCTTGGTAATCTTATAAAGTTAAACCAAGATAATATGAATATGCTAAACGAAAATACTGATATCGTAGTCAATTCTGTAAAAGAAGGATTAGATGTAGTAAAGAAACTTACAGATAAAACAGAAGAAAGTGAAATTGCAATAAATGAGGTATATAACGGAATACAAGAAACTAACAAAAGCTCAGAAAATATTAGTAAAGCCAGTGAAGTTATCGCTTCAATTGCAGAACAAACTAACTTATTAGCATTAAATGCTGCCATAGAAGCTGCAAGGGCTGGTGAACATGGGAAAGGATTTGCAGTAGTAGCTGATGAAATAAGAAAACTAGCAGAACAATCAACTAATTCAACTAAGATAATAGATGTTGCAGTAAGTGAGTTACAATCTAATTCAGCTAATTCAGTAGAAAATATACAAAGAGCATTAGAATTAGTTAAAGAAGAAACTGAATATGTTATAACTACTGAGAAAAAGTATAATGAAATCTCAGAAATTATTAATATATTTGTTTCAGAATTCAACAATTTAAATAAATCAAGTATAGAAATGACAGAAAAAAGAGATGAAATATTAGGGGCAATAGAAAGCCTCTCATCGATTGCACAACAAAATGCAGCTAGTACTGAGGAAGTATCTGCATCTACAGAAGAACAATTAGCATCTATAGAAGGAATGCAAATGTCTTGTGAAAAGCTATCAAGTATAGCAAAAGATTTAAAAGACTCTACATTGAAATTTAAATCTTAG
- a CDS encoding TetR/AcrR family transcriptional regulator, whose protein sequence is MKSFTVQERRRIRRELISKGRELFKKYGLKKTSINMLTKSVGISTGAFYKFFNHKEELLLNIFDEEEKKFRKKILLEAKKINDRDIKKFKEFFKIAFQIAINSLMFNNVKSKDLELAAKVIEKESLDNLYKQDYDFAQEIIEVWKQKDLIIKVDSTIMFAMIRAIVCAILSEENFSDDKEEEVIDMICEMLSKYLVKT, encoded by the coding sequence ATGAAGTCTTTTACAGTACAAGAAAGAAGAAGAATTAGAAGAGAGCTTATTAGTAAAGGAAGAGAACTTTTTAAAAAATATGGATTAAAAAAGACTTCTATTAATATGCTTACGAAATCTGTTGGAATATCAACAGGAGCTTTTTATAAATTCTTTAATCATAAAGAAGAATTGCTATTAAACATTTTTGATGAGGAAGAAAAAAAGTTTAGAAAAAAGATATTGCTAGAAGCTAAAAAGATTAATGATAGAGATATTAAAAAGTTTAAGGAATTTTTTAAAATAGCATTTCAAATAGCAATAAATTCATTAATGTTTAATAATGTTAAAAGTAAAGACTTAGAACTGGCAGCTAAAGTCATAGAAAAAGAAAGCTTAGATAATTTATATAAACAAGACTATGATTTTGCACAAGAAATTATAGAAGTGTGGAAACAAAAAGATCTCATAATAAAAGTTGACAGTACCATTATGTTTGCAATGATTAGAGCGATAGTTTGTGCTATTTTAAGTGAAGAAAATTTTTCTGATGATAAAGAAGAAGAAGTAATTGACATGATTTGTGAAATGTTATCAAAGTATTTAGTTAAAACTTAA
- a CDS encoding FtsX-like permease family protein → MIINKKVIRDLKENFIKNLIFTLLIILSISLLIGFNRSMNGSIDSINKFYKQYNVEDGQFIVLEDIDASDILDKFNIKIEKMEYYDYKLSDNETIRIFKERKNINRYQVTEGKKLRNKKEILIDSWFAKKHNYRVNDTIEINKNGYKLKGFAISPDYVNTLKTKYDFLFNPKYFGIAYVSEDDFENFNDTKFYYSFKSSKEERKKLKKYIKENYTLLDWINKEDNSRINNVINDLKGPKELSKIICTMLNIVVAFVIALSIKKRIKDESSIIGTLYSLGYNKKELLIHYIKIPILLSVIGSLIGYVIGIIISKPLIMTQSNQYNFPIITLSNFNNLLLKGLIIPIVIILVVNIHIIRKDLSKKPLNLLYSLESNKINKLEEIFRFENVEFNKRFRIKGMLRDIESIIVLTLGIFLSSLIILISFGLKDSINKYVKNIKEDINYKYLYFITTETIDDRKEGEKTLIKELKLKNSKVTIQGIEEDSRYLDLKDTKGKSINYNKVMIADTVAKKLNIHKGDKITLYDEIEDKYYFIKAEKIVKYTNGQFIFMPINKLNKLLNKENSFNGLMSNEKLNLDEKMVFTDIEKKMIVTSTEELMKMFKIIIYILIIVSIVITIGIIYLIMSMVIEKNKIGISLFKILGYNNNEISRLFIEGNIVFVIVSFLMAIPICKVLINIFCKKILEGLSIFIEAHIYKSNILIAFTFIFISYIISNFIVKKEILNIHATEVLKNRE, encoded by the coding sequence TTGATAATAAATAAAAAAGTTATAAGAGATTTAAAAGAAAATTTTATAAAAAACCTTATATTTACATTATTGATAATCTTAAGTATATCACTTCTTATAGGATTCAATAGATCTATGAACGGTAGTATAGATAGTATAAATAAATTTTATAAACAATATAACGTCGAAGATGGTCAATTTATTGTGTTGGAAGATATAGATGCTAGTGACATTTTGGATAAATTCAATATAAAGATTGAAAAAATGGAGTATTATGATTATAAATTATCTGATAATGAAACTATAAGGATTTTTAAAGAAAGAAAAAACATAAATAGATATCAAGTAACTGAAGGGAAAAAACTAAGAAACAAAAAAGAAATTTTAATAGACAGTTGGTTTGCGAAGAAACATAACTACAGAGTTAATGATACAATAGAAATAAATAAAAATGGTTATAAGCTAAAAGGATTTGCAATAAGCCCTGATTATGTAAATACATTGAAAACAAAATATGACTTTTTATTTAATCCAAAATATTTTGGGATTGCTTATGTAAGTGAAGATGATTTTGAAAATTTTAATGATACTAAATTTTATTATTCTTTTAAATCTAGTAAAGAAGAGAGAAAAAAGCTAAAAAAATATATAAAAGAAAACTATACATTATTAGATTGGATAAATAAAGAGGACAATTCTAGAATAAATAATGTAATAAATGATTTGAAAGGACCAAAAGAACTATCTAAGATAATATGTACAATGCTTAATATAGTAGTTGCATTTGTAATAGCTTTATCAATTAAGAAAAGAATAAAAGATGAATCTAGTATCATAGGGACACTTTATTCTCTAGGATATAATAAAAAAGAACTATTAATTCACTATATAAAAATACCAATTTTATTATCGGTAATAGGAAGTTTAATAGGATATGTGATAGGAATAATTATTTCGAAACCACTCATTATGACACAATCAAATCAATATAATTTTCCTATTATTACTTTAAGTAATTTTAATAACTTATTGTTAAAAGGACTAATAATTCCAATAGTTATTATTTTAGTAGTTAATATTCATATTATAAGAAAAGACTTATCTAAGAAACCATTAAATTTGTTATATAGCTTAGAATCAAATAAGATTAATAAGTTAGAGGAGATATTTAGGTTTGAAAATGTGGAGTTTAATAAGAGATTTAGAATTAAAGGAATGCTTAGAGATATAGAAAGTATAATAGTGCTGACTTTAGGAATATTTTTGTCATCATTAATAATCCTTATATCATTTGGATTAAAGGATTCAATAAATAAATATGTAAAAAATATTAAAGAAGATATAAATTATAAATATTTATATTTTATAACAACGGAAACAATTGATGATAGAAAAGAAGGAGAAAAAACTCTAATAAAAGAACTTAAACTTAAAAATAGTAAAGTTACAATTCAAGGAATCGAAGAAGATTCTAGATATTTAGATTTGAAAGATACCAAAGGGAAATCTATAAATTATAATAAAGTTATGATTGCCGATACAGTTGCTAAAAAATTAAACATACATAAAGGAGATAAGATAACTTTATATGATGAAATAGAAGATAAATACTATTTTATAAAGGCAGAAAAAATAGTTAAATATACAAATGGACAGTTTATTTTTATGCCTATAAATAAGTTGAATAAATTATTAAATAAAGAAAATTCTTTTAATGGATTAATGAGTAATGAAAAATTAAACTTAGATGAAAAAATGGTATTTACTGATATTGAAAAAAAGATGATAGTAACTTCTACAGAAGAGTTAATGAAAATGTTTAAAATAATAATATATATTCTAATTATTGTTTCAATTGTTATAACTATAGGAATAATTTATTTAATTATGAGTATGGTTATAGAAAAAAATAAAATAGGTATATCACTTTTTAAAATATTAGGATACAACAATAATGAAATAAGTAGATTATTTATAGAGGGAAATATAGTATTCGTTATAGTATCATTTTTAATGGCTATTCCTATATGTAAAGTTTTAATAAATATATTTTGCAAAAAGATATTAGAAGGCCTTTCCATATTCATTGAAGCACATATTTATAAATCTAATATATTAATCGCTTTTACTTTTATATTTATAAGCTATATTATAAGTAACTTTATAGTAAAAAAAGAGATATTAAATATACATGCTACAGAAGTATTAAAGAATAGGGAATAG
- a CDS encoding ABC transporter ATP-binding protein, with amino-acid sequence MHVKVKNLNKVYTVGNKEFYALKNINFSITKGEICVILGPSGSGKSTLLNIIGGLDSINSGEVEVDGINISNLSDKQLCRYRRDNLGFVFQFYNLIPNLTVKENIEVCSNISKNPLDIDFIIESIGLKDEKNKFPKELSGGQQQRVAIGRALVKNPKLLLCDEPTGALDFKSSIEILDLMKRINKDFDTSIIMITHNESIKDISHRVLRLRSGELVLNEVNKIIKEAQNIQW; translated from the coding sequence ATGCATGTGAAAGTTAAGAACCTAAATAAAGTTTATACGGTAGGAAATAAAGAATTCTATGCTTTAAAGAACATAAACTTTTCAATAACAAAGGGAGAAATCTGTGTAATCTTAGGGCCATCAGGCTCTGGAAAATCTACATTATTAAATATAATAGGAGGATTAGATAGTATTAATTCTGGAGAAGTGGAAGTTGATGGAATAAATATTTCAAATCTAAGTGATAAGCAACTATGTAGATATAGAAGAGATAACTTGGGATTTGTATTTCAGTTCTATAATTTAATACCAAATCTTACAGTGAAAGAAAATATAGAGGTATGTTCTAATATATCAAAAAATCCATTAGATATAGACTTTATAATTGAAAGTATAGGATTAAAAGATGAAAAGAACAAATTTCCGAAGGAATTGTCAGGCGGACAACAACAAAGAGTAGCTATAGGAAGAGCATTAGTAAAAAATCCAAAACTATTATTATGTGATGAACCAACAGGAGCTTTAGATTTTAAATCATCTATTGAAATATTGGATTTAATGAAAAGAATAAATAAAGATTTTGATACATCAATTATTATGATAACTCATAACGAATCAATTAAAGATATATCTCATAGAGTTTTAAGATTAAGAAGTGGAGAACTAGTATTAAATGAAGTCAATAAAATAATAAAGGAAGCTCAGAACATACAATGGTAG
- the tsaA gene encoding tRNA (N6-threonylcarbamoyladenosine(37)-N6)-methyltransferase TrmO, translated as MDSMICLNSIGIIHTDFCNLENMPIQPIGEKASQGRIEIFEEFVEGIKDLEEFSHLILIYNFHEAKKTKLTVKPFLDDVERGVFATRSPLRPNHIGISVVEIEKIEDNNIFIKNIDVLDNTPLLDIKPLVPDFDIPKTNIEIGWLDKVSKNAKTKLSDNRFK; from the coding sequence ATGGATTCAATGATTTGTCTTAATTCAATTGGAATTATACATACTGATTTTTGTAACTTAGAAAATATGCCTATACAACCAATAGGGGAAAAAGCGTCGCAAGGAAGAATAGAAATATTCGAAGAGTTTGTAGAAGGAATAAAAGATTTAGAAGAATTTTCTCATTTGATACTGATATATAATTTTCATGAGGCTAAAAAAACTAAGCTGACTGTTAAGCCTTTTCTTGACGATGTAGAACGAGGAGTTTTTGCAACAAGATCTCCTTTAAGACCTAACCATATAGGAATTTCTGTAGTAGAGATAGAAAAAATAGAAGATAATAATATATTCATTAAAAATATAGATGTCCTAGATAATACTCCCCTACTTGATATCAAGCCACTTGTTCCGGACTTTGATATTCCTAAAACAAATATTGAAATAGGATGGCTAGATAAAGTATCTAAAAATGCAAAAACTAAATTATCAGATAATAGATTTAAATAA